Genomic segment of Peribacillus frigoritolerans:
TTTACCCTCATTCTTCACTTTCTTTTCCAATTCTTCGGTCAATTGCCCACTTGTCTTTTCATTTGAAAATGGAAGCACAAGCACTGCTGGAATCATGATAATTACGAATGCTACTGCTATGAATAGTACGATCATCGGTTTGATTGCTTTCAAATTCCTGAGCCTCCCTACACTTGTTTTCTCTGCCGTAAATCGCATTCAGCAGGTATCTTTACATAACAAATGTATGTCGAAGGACAAGCTTTTATGAATAGAAAAACGACAACTATTTAACTGTAGGCGATGAACCCGGAACAAGACAAAAAAACCATTCACGGTTCAATGACTCGAACGTGAATGGTTTTATAAGCTAACTTATGCGTTTAAATCTGCGATTTTTTTTGTTTCAGCAGGCACATCTTCGTTAATACGTTCCACATCAGCACCTAGAGATGCCAATTTACCATGGAAATTCACGTATCCTCTGTCAAGATGCTTCAATTCTGTAACACGTGTAATGCCATCTGCAACCAATCCAGTCAGGATGAGCGCTGCCGCGGCACGTAAATCTGTTGCAGCTACTTCAGCACCTTGAATGTTAGTTGGACCATTGACGATAACGGAACGGCCTTCTATTTTAATATTGGCATTCATGCGACGGAATTCTTCAACATGCATGAAACGGTTTTCGAAAACGGTCTCCGTAATCATACTTGTTCCTTCAGCACGCAGTAATAATGCCATCATTTGCGATTGCATATCAGTCGGGAAACCAGGATGCGGCATTGTTTTGATATCAATGGCCTTCAAGGTTTTTGGACCGATAACGCGTAATCCATCTTCTTCTTCAAGAATTTCAACGCCCATTTCCTCCATTTTGGCAATAAGGGAAGTAAGGTGTTCAGGTACAGCTCCTTGAACAAGAACATTGCCGCCAGTAAGAGCGGCCGCAGTCATGAATGTACCAGCTTCGATACGGTCAGGTATAATCGTATGTTCAGTGCCATATAATTTATCGACACCTTCGATTCTCATAGTACCAGTACCGGCACCTCTGACTTTAGCACCCATTTTATTAAGGAGATTCGAAAGATCTACAATTTCAGGCTCTTTGGCCACATTTTCAAGAATAGTTATACCTTCAGCAAGTGTTGCTGCCATCATGATGTTTTCAGTGGCACCCACACTCGGGAAGTCAAGATACACTCTTGCACCCTTAAGTCTGCCTTCAACCTCGGCATCAATGAAACCATTGCCGACCTTCACTTTTGCTCCCATCGCTTCAAAGCCCTTTAAATGCTGGTCGATAGGACGTGATCCGATGGCACAGCCACCAGGAAGAGCAACGCGGGCCCGGCCATTCCTTGCTAGTAATGAGCCCATCACTAAAACGGAAGCTCTCATTTTACGTACATATTCAAATGGTGCTTCTTCTAATAACTCTCTTGATGCATCTACAGTTACTTGATTGTCATGAAAGGCAACATCTGCATTTAAGTTGCGCAATACTTCATTGATTGTATATACATCGGAGAGCGTAGGAACATCTTTAATGATACTTTTCCCATCACTTGCTAATAATGTTGCAGCGATAACTGGCAAAACGGCGTTTTTAGCACCTTCTACTTTAACTGTCCCGCTAAGCCTTTTTCCGCCGCGGACGATGATTTTTTCCAAAAGTATTCCCCTCCGCGTCCATTTTCTCTATATTAATATTCAAACGTTATGATTGGTGTGCCAACTACAAAGTTCGTTCGGTCACCCAATCCTTCTGTCCGTAGCCCAAACTGCAAATTTAATTTTTCTTTTGTC
This window contains:
- the murA gene encoding UDP-N-acetylglucosamine 1-carboxyvinyltransferase translates to MEKIIVRGGKRLSGTVKVEGAKNAVLPVIAATLLASDGKSIIKDVPTLSDVYTINEVLRNLNADVAFHDNQVTVDASRELLEEAPFEYVRKMRASVLVMGSLLARNGRARVALPGGCAIGSRPIDQHLKGFEAMGAKVKVGNGFIDAEVEGRLKGARVYLDFPSVGATENIMMAATLAEGITILENVAKEPEIVDLSNLLNKMGAKVRGAGTGTMRIEGVDKLYGTEHTIIPDRIEAGTFMTAAALTGGNVLVQGAVPEHLTSLIAKMEEMGVEILEEEDGLRVIGPKTLKAIDIKTMPHPGFPTDMQSQMMALLLRAEGTSMITETVFENRFMHVEEFRRMNANIKIEGRSVIVNGPTNIQGAEVAATDLRAAAALILTGLVADGITRVTELKHLDRGYVNFHGKLASLGADVERINEDVPAETKKIADLNA